One window of the Desmospora activa DSM 45169 genome contains the following:
- the rplC gene encoding 50S ribosomal protein L3, which produces MKGILGKKLGMTQVFAEDGTMIPVTVINAGPCAVLQKKEAATDGYESVQLGFADKKEHRANKPEAGHAKKAGVATKKFIREIRGMNPTEFELGEEVKADLFAEGDIVDVTATSKGKGFAGAIKRHNQSRGPMSHGSRYHRGPGSLGAIDPMRVFKGQTLPGRMGGEKVTVQNLKVVKVDTDKNLLLIKGSVPGPKNSYVVIRSAVKGQ; this is translated from the coding sequence GTGAAAGGGATTCTCGGTAAAAAGTTGGGCATGACGCAAGTGTTTGCCGAAGACGGCACCATGATCCCCGTGACGGTGATCAACGCGGGCCCATGCGCTGTGTTGCAGAAGAAAGAAGCCGCAACCGACGGCTATGAATCCGTTCAGCTCGGATTTGCCGATAAAAAAGAACATCGTGCCAACAAACCGGAAGCCGGCCATGCGAAAAAAGCAGGTGTGGCAACCAAAAAGTTTATCCGTGAGATTCGCGGGATGAACCCGACCGAATTTGAGTTGGGCGAGGAAGTAAAAGCGGATCTGTTTGCGGAAGGTGACATCGTTGATGTGACCGCCACGTCGAAAGGGAAGGGCTTTGCCGGTGCAATTAAACGGCACAACCAATCCCGCGGTCCGATGAGTCACGGTTCTCGCTATCATCGTGGTCCTGGTTCCTTGGGAGCGATCGATCCGATGCGTGTCTTTAAGGGGCAAACCTTGCCTGGACGCATGGGTGGCGAAAAAGTGACCGTGCAAAACTTGAAAGTGGTTAAAGTGGACACCGACAAAAACCTGTTGTTGATCAAGGGTTCGGTGCCGGGTCCGAAAAACAGCTACGTCGTCATTCGATCCGCAGTCAAGGGTCAATAA
- the rpsJ gene encoding 30S ribosomal protein S10, which translates to MAKQKIRIRLKAYDHRALDQSAEKIVETANRTGADVSGPIPLPTERAVYTVLRAVHKYKDSREQFEMRTHKRLIDIVNPTPQTVDALMRLDLPSGVDIEIKL; encoded by the coding sequence ATGGCAAAGCAAAAGATTCGCATTCGCCTCAAAGCGTATGACCATCGCGCATTGGATCAATCGGCGGAGAAAATCGTCGAGACAGCCAACCGGACGGGGGCGGATGTGTCGGGACCGATCCCGCTGCCGACGGAGCGCGCCGTCTACACGGTTTTGCGTGCGGTTCACAAATACAAGGATTCGCGGGAGCAATTCGAGATGCGCACCCATAAGCGGCTGATCGATATCGTCAACCCGACTCCGCAAACGGTGGATGCACTGATGCGGCTCGATTTGCCGTCCGGCGTCGACATTGAAATCAAACTTTAA
- a CDS encoding 2,3-diketo-5-methylthiopentyl-1-phosphate enolase: MGLATDDGYLVATYEIDGHHDPFKKAKGIAIGLTVGTWTELPQEKQAELAPHLGKVVDITTVSATADQPAKAHIKIGYPVRNLTPDLPAILTTVFGKLSLDDNIRLLDLELPPQWEQHFPGPKLGIAGMRERLGVFDRPLLMSIFKQCIGLPLVDLEKGYRQQLAGGVDLIKDDEIFFQDEKAPVLERVRRFKALNLQREEETGQKAWYAVNVTGPSTTILDQARRVVEAGADVLLLNVYPYGLDILHRLAADDDIPVPVMAHPAFAGAIQGVDSPLLLGKLLRWAGADLVLYPSPYGSVALPRADALAIAAHLRSKSVHRPAFPGPAAGIHPGMVPVLLDDFGHDLLVNAGGGIHGHPQGAAAGGKAFRDAIEATVAGQSLDEAAQESAELQQALDQWGVVQA, translated from the coding sequence ATGGGTTTGGCCACAGATGATGGGTATCTGGTGGCGACGTATGAGATTGACGGTCATCATGATCCTTTTAAAAAAGCGAAGGGGATCGCCATCGGTTTAACCGTGGGTACTTGGACGGAGCTGCCGCAGGAGAAACAGGCAGAGTTGGCTCCTCACTTGGGTAAGGTGGTGGATATAACCACTGTTTCGGCAACTGCCGATCAACCGGCGAAAGCACACATCAAAATCGGCTATCCTGTTCGTAATCTCACTCCCGATTTGCCGGCCATTCTGACGACGGTATTCGGCAAGCTCTCCCTTGACGACAATATTCGTCTGCTCGATTTGGAGCTGCCGCCGCAGTGGGAGCAGCACTTTCCTGGACCAAAGCTAGGAATTGCAGGCATGCGGGAACGATTGGGTGTGTTTGATCGCCCCCTGTTGATGAGCATTTTTAAACAATGTATCGGCCTGCCGCTGGTCGATTTAGAAAAAGGATACCGCCAACAATTAGCAGGTGGCGTCGATTTAATCAAAGATGACGAAATCTTTTTCCAAGACGAAAAAGCACCGGTGTTGGAACGGGTGCGACGTTTTAAAGCCTTAAACTTGCAGCGAGAAGAAGAGACCGGCCAAAAAGCTTGGTATGCAGTTAATGTCACTGGCCCTTCCACCACGATCCTGGATCAGGCGAGGCGGGTGGTGGAAGCAGGGGCGGATGTACTGCTTCTCAATGTTTATCCTTATGGTTTAGACATCTTACACCGCTTGGCCGCCGATGACGACATTCCCGTACCGGTGATGGCTCACCCCGCCTTTGCCGGCGCGATCCAAGGGGTGGATTCCCCTTTGTTGCTGGGTAAACTGTTGCGTTGGGCAGGAGCGGATCTGGTGTTATACCCCTCTCCCTATGGGTCAGTCGCCCTACCGCGGGCAGACGCTCTCGCCATCGCCGCTCACCTGCGAAGCAAAAGCGTTCATCGACCGGCTTTCCCTGGACCTGCCGCTGGTATTCATCCCGGGATGGTACCGGTGCTGTTAGATGACTTTGGCCATGATCTGTTAGTTAATGCCGGTGGCGGCATCCATGGTCATCCACAGGGAGCGGCTGCTGGAGGTAAAGCGTTTCGGGATGCGATCGAGGCAACGGTCGCCGGACAATCCTTGGATGAGGCGGCACAGGAATCCGCCGAGTTGCAACAAGCGCTAGATCAATGGGGAGTGGTACAAGCGTGA
- a CDS encoding 2-hydroxy-3-keto-5-methylthiopentenyl-1-phosphate phosphatase, translating into MNGTERVLFCDFDGTITTNDNIIRLLRQENPSGWEGIKDDVLARRISIREGVGRMFSLIPSQRREALTRFVVEGAEIRPGFQRFLTYCRSEGIRLLITSGGIDFFVYPILEPFGIPQEDIFCNGSDFSGETVRITWPHSCDRHCDGDCGMCKTTIMRRFPAAERIVIGDSVTDLAGAQLADWVIARDYLLDRCREQQLPHRPFETFDDVIAALEAHAPVKGGMTE; encoded by the coding sequence GTGAACGGTACCGAACGCGTGCTGTTCTGCGACTTTGACGGCACCATCACCACCAACGACAATATCATTCGCCTCTTGCGCCAGGAGAATCCATCGGGATGGGAAGGGATCAAAGATGATGTGCTGGCTCGGCGCATCAGCATTCGGGAAGGGGTGGGCCGAATGTTTTCCCTGATTCCCTCTCAACGGCGGGAAGCGCTCACCCGTTTTGTTGTGGAAGGGGCGGAGATTCGTCCTGGCTTTCAACGCTTTTTGACGTATTGCCGCAGCGAGGGCATCCGTCTGTTGATCACCAGCGGCGGGATCGACTTCTTTGTCTATCCCATCTTGGAACCCTTTGGTATTCCGCAGGAGGATATCTTTTGTAACGGCAGCGATTTTTCCGGCGAAACGGTTCGCATTACCTGGCCACACTCCTGTGATCGCCATTGTGACGGGGATTGTGGCATGTGTAAAACCACCATTATGCGCCGTTTTCCCGCTGCAGAACGAATCGTGATCGGGGATAGTGTAACCGACCTGGCCGGGGCGCAATTGGCAGACTGGGTGATTGCCCGCGACTATTTGTTGGATCGTTGTCGTGAGCAACAACTACCCCATCGCCCGTTTGAAACGTTTGATGATGTAATCGCAGCATTGGAAGCGCATGCCCCTGTAAAGGGAGGAATGACGGAATGA
- the mtnB gene encoding methylthioribulose 1-phosphate dehydratase encodes MNAPSNTKILPLEHIQAGFDTLREVKQTFAQRGWFPATSGNLSLRLSADGADPLLVITASGKDKSVDTAEDFLVVDLQGKPAYPTHLKPSAETLLHTALYRRFPEVGAVFHIHTVANNLVSEWAAARGSVTFSKHELLKALQRWEEDAEIHIPIVENHANLPRLAQAMEAVIHPDVPAVLIRNHGVTVWGKSVFETKRHLEALEFLFEYQVQRWMIERL; translated from the coding sequence ATGAATGCACCATCAAATACAAAAATACTGCCACTAGAGCATATCCAGGCTGGCTTTGACACCTTGCGGGAAGTGAAGCAGACCTTTGCTCAGCGCGGGTGGTTCCCGGCTACCAGCGGCAACCTCTCCTTGCGCCTGTCAGCGGATGGCGCAGATCCGTTACTGGTCATCACCGCCAGCGGGAAAGACAAATCCGTCGACACAGCGGAAGACTTTCTGGTAGTCGATCTACAGGGAAAACCGGCCTATCCCACACACTTAAAACCATCAGCGGAAACATTGCTACACACCGCGCTATATCGGCGTTTTCCTGAAGTCGGAGCCGTCTTTCACATTCATACCGTCGCCAACAACCTCGTATCCGAGTGGGCAGCTGCGCGCGGATCTGTCACCTTTTCCAAGCATGAGTTACTAAAAGCCCTGCAGCGGTGGGAAGAAGATGCCGAAATCCACATCCCGATCGTGGAAAATCACGCTAATCTCCCTCGCCTCGCCCAAGCAATGGAGGCGGTGATTCATCCGGATGTACCGGCTGTGTTAATTCGCAACCATGGTGTCACCGTTTGGGGGAAAAGTGTATTTGAAACAAAGCGCCACCTGGAAGCCTTGGAGTTTTTGTTTGAGTACCAAGTACAGCGTTGGATGATTGAACGGCTGTGA
- a CDS encoding 1,2-dihydroxy-3-keto-5-methylthiopentene dioxygenase, translating to MAHIRIRNTEQRLESEQEVRAFLQEQGVLYEHWNPEKLPENLRDYYTLTEEEKAEILQVYDEEIRSLAQRNGYEKWDIVALSDATPNLDELLKKFENVHIHTEDEVRAITAGNGIFTIKGGDEIGYFDVELSAGDVISVPVNTPHFFTLMENRKVVAVRLFIDPAGWVAHPYEDPTFKKTS from the coding sequence ATGGCCCACATCCGTATCCGCAATACCGAACAACGGCTGGAAAGCGAACAGGAAGTACGCGCATTTTTACAGGAGCAAGGTGTGCTTTATGAACATTGGAATCCGGAAAAACTGCCGGAAAATCTGCGGGACTATTACACCCTGACAGAGGAAGAAAAAGCGGAAATCCTGCAAGTCTATGATGAGGAGATCCGCTCACTGGCACAACGGAACGGCTATGAAAAATGGGACATCGTCGCATTATCCGATGCCACGCCCAATCTCGACGAGCTCTTAAAGAAATTTGAAAACGTCCATATCCACACCGAAGATGAAGTGCGCGCCATCACCGCAGGCAACGGCATCTTTACTATCAAAGGCGGTGATGAGATCGGCTATTTCGATGTAGAATTATCAGCCGGAGACGTCATCTCCGTACCGGTAAACACCCCTCACTTTTTTACCTTAATGGAAAACCGGAAGGTGGTTGCCGTTCGCCTCTTTATTGATCCTGCCGGCTGGGTCGCCCATCCTTACGAGGACCCCACATTCAAGAAGACTTCTTAA
- the mtnK gene encoding S-methyl-5-thioribose kinase: MAQAYQPLTDEGAIQYVRQLPGLFEQTAELVNREIGDGNLNLVFHIVDQQSDKSVIIKQALPYARVVGESWPLTLDRARIESETLKKEAERAPGLVPKVFHYDPVMALTVMEDLSDHIILRTGLIQRQRYPRLAEDIATFLAHTLFFTSDYYLDPASKKELVRQFINPELCNITEGLVFTDPYYDADTNSFNPHIRPQVEAIWSDAVLKREVATLKESFMTKAQALLHGDLHTGSIMVTDSSTKVIDPEFAFVGPIGFDIGAFLANLFLSFASHEGQPGSITERREYQVWLLETAQQTWHRFEQQFRTLWQEHVRDEMWKTPGYVDQVLQEILVDSIGFAGCKMMRRVIGLAPVADLETIEDERVRAEAERLALHIGRECVLQRRSITDGDALVHLVQSIAAQKEVQI, translated from the coding sequence ATGGCGCAAGCATATCAACCGTTGACAGACGAAGGGGCAATCCAGTACGTCCGCCAATTGCCCGGTCTCTTTGAGCAAACGGCAGAGTTAGTGAATCGGGAGATTGGAGACGGCAACCTTAATCTGGTGTTTCATATTGTAGATCAACAGTCGGATAAGAGTGTAATCATCAAACAAGCGCTGCCCTATGCACGGGTGGTGGGAGAATCCTGGCCTTTGACCTTGGATCGCGCTCGAATTGAATCGGAGACCTTAAAAAAGGAAGCAGAACGAGCCCCCGGTCTGGTTCCAAAAGTGTTTCATTATGATCCGGTGATGGCGCTCACGGTGATGGAGGACCTGTCGGATCATATAATTTTGCGAACCGGACTGATCCAACGTCAGCGTTATCCTCGTTTGGCTGAAGATATCGCCACCTTTTTGGCACACACGCTATTTTTTACCTCGGACTACTATCTCGATCCCGCCAGTAAAAAAGAGCTGGTGCGCCAATTTATCAACCCGGAGCTATGCAATATCACCGAAGGGTTGGTTTTTACCGACCCCTACTACGATGCGGACACCAATTCCTTTAATCCCCACATCCGCCCCCAAGTGGAAGCAATCTGGAGTGACGCGGTCTTAAAGCGGGAAGTGGCCACATTAAAAGAATCGTTTATGACAAAAGCACAAGCGTTGCTGCATGGGGACCTTCACACCGGATCAATCATGGTTACCGATAGCAGCACCAAAGTGATTGACCCAGAATTTGCTTTTGTGGGGCCAATTGGGTTTGATATAGGAGCGTTTTTGGCCAACCTCTTCCTCTCCTTTGCTTCGCACGAGGGTCAACCGGGTTCCATCACGGAACGACGGGAGTATCAAGTGTGGTTGTTGGAGACCGCACAGCAGACATGGCACCGGTTTGAGCAACAGTTTCGAACGCTGTGGCAGGAACATGTCCGTGATGAAATGTGGAAAACACCGGGTTATGTGGATCAAGTACTGCAAGAGATCTTGGTCGATAGCATCGGTTTTGCCGGTTGTAAAATGATGCGGCGGGTAATCGGATTGGCGCCGGTGGCTGACCTGGAGACAATCGAAGATGAAAGGGTGCGGGCGGAGGCGGAGAGATTGGCACTACACATCGGACGTGAATGTGTACTACAACGGCGCTCAATAACCGACGGGGATGCACTCGTTCACTTGGTTCAATCCATTGCCGCCCAAAAGGAAGTGCAAATATGA
- the mtnA gene encoding S-methyl-5-thioribose-1-phosphate isomerase produces the protein MSTILSQLPHPVSLRWTEEGLQLLDQRRLPLETSYITCRSPQVVRDAIVTLAVRGAPAIGIAAAYGLYLGIRHLPDTDTDGFWQTLQRTAADLRSARPTAVNLVWALDRVLLRAETDRNLPLSQLKTHILEEAQAIQQEDAALCRQIGENFLPLLHDGMGILTHCNAGGLATAAYGTALAPLYLAKEKGWNIHVYADETRPVLQGSRLTAYELQQAGIDVTLICDNMAGHMMQQGKIQAVIVGTDRVAANGDVANKIGTYSLAVLAKAHHIPFYIAAPTPSIDRNTPTGDDIPIEERDAAEITHGWNTATAPPGVNVYNPAFDVTPANLITAIVTEYGVIKPPYLEAIAALPTFKR, from the coding sequence ATGAGCACCATCCTTTCGCAACTTCCCCATCCCGTTTCTCTACGATGGACGGAAGAGGGGCTTCAACTACTGGATCAACGAAGACTCCCGCTAGAAACCAGCTATATCACCTGCCGCTCTCCCCAAGTAGTACGGGACGCTATCGTTACCCTAGCTGTTCGCGGTGCTCCCGCCATCGGCATCGCTGCGGCCTACGGTCTTTATCTGGGAATCCGTCATCTTCCTGATACGGATACCGACGGCTTTTGGCAAACCCTTCAACGGACAGCTGCGGATTTGCGCTCGGCTCGTCCGACCGCCGTTAATCTGGTATGGGCGTTGGATCGTGTTCTTTTGCGTGCTGAAACTGACCGCAACCTTCCCCTCTCCCAGCTTAAAACACACATACTGGAAGAGGCACAGGCGATTCAGCAGGAGGATGCTGCGCTCTGTCGACAGATCGGAGAAAACTTTCTGCCCTTACTTCACGACGGAATGGGCATTCTCACCCACTGCAATGCTGGTGGTTTGGCTACCGCCGCCTACGGCACAGCACTGGCCCCCCTTTATCTAGCCAAGGAAAAAGGCTGGAACATCCACGTATATGCCGATGAGACCCGGCCGGTACTCCAGGGCTCTCGTCTAACCGCCTATGAACTGCAACAAGCGGGGATCGACGTAACCTTGATCTGCGATAACATGGCTGGCCATATGATGCAACAGGGCAAGATCCAAGCCGTTATCGTCGGAACGGATCGAGTCGCCGCCAATGGGGATGTAGCTAACAAGATCGGAACGTATTCGCTAGCCGTTTTAGCGAAAGCCCACCACATTCCCTTTTATATCGCTGCCCCTACCCCTTCCATCGATCGGAACACCCCTACTGGTGACGATATTCCGATTGAAGAGCGGGATGCAGCCGAGATCACCCATGGCTGGAATACTGCCACTGCACCTCCGGGCGTAAACGTATACAATCCAGCCTTTGACGTTACACCGGCCAACCTGATCACCGCAATCGTCACAGAATATGGCGTAATCAAACCACCGTACCTGGAAGCAATCGCCGCTTTGCCAACCTTCAAAAGGTAA
- a CDS encoding SgrR family transcriptional regulator: MVSIKTLEYYIELRLHYSDVGVGQTINVRLDELTETLYSSKRNVTRLLKNMEKEGYLSWQPGKGRGHASAIQFQRPLDEAVSLHFDQLLDWGKYKEAIRLLKRSGVPPTVRDRCYRLLMAELSIPGLSVDESLSTQLSDLKPAIVSTETGSWRIVRKEG, translated from the coding sequence GTGGTTTCGATAAAAACGCTGGAATATTACATCGAATTGCGATTGCACTATTCAGATGTGGGGGTTGGGCAAACGATCAACGTTCGTTTGGATGAGTTGACGGAGACACTTTATAGTTCAAAACGAAATGTGACGCGCCTGCTAAAAAACATGGAGAAAGAGGGGTACTTGAGCTGGCAGCCGGGAAAGGGGAGAGGCCATGCTTCCGCTATTCAGTTTCAACGTCCCTTGGATGAGGCTGTATCCCTTCACTTTGATCAATTGCTGGATTGGGGAAAGTACAAAGAAGCGATCCGTTTGCTGAAGCGGAGCGGAGTGCCGCCAACGGTACGGGACCGCTGTTATCGGTTATTGATGGCGGAGCTGAGTATTCCCGGACTTTCCGTTGATGAATCGTTATCGACACAATTATCGGATCTAAAGCCGGCGATCGTATCGACAGAGACGGGGAGCTGGAGGATTGTGCGGAAAGAGGGATGA
- the pulA gene encoding type I pullulanase: MKRAGYKKGIAIMLSLMLIGSLFFTLPMQTVAQTEEDTVDVTVHYWRFGGDYEGWNLWAWAEERDGKSYPFTANDEYGKIARFQITGLQEGDQIGLLPRRSMPENEWAEKDFSDRTITQWNREKNQVEVWILQGEDTVYYDEKEVDRSPKIVDASIDDWDTISIRTNQPFAWQEAEKRITLSDGIAIQSIEAPDPEQTETNHLLLHTNQKLNLSQPPRLSFEGFGEKTVTAGKVVRTATFDQRYAYNGELGPLYDKKKTDFRLWAPTAQRAQLVVYDHWEDDEGQMIEMKAGKKGTWQTTLSGDQHGTIYTTRVKIGDKWNEAVDPYAKGVTVNGDKGIVLNLKNTNPKGWKPQKKPTFGEPTDAVIYETHVRDLSIHPDSGIQHKGKFLGVAEKGTQGPNGVKTGLDHIKDLGVTHVQFLPIYDYASVDETRLDEPQFNWGYDPKNYNAPEGSYATDPYHPVTRITELKQMVQTLHDERLRVLMDVVYNHVYDVEQSSFHKLVPGYYFRYNEDGTLANGTGVGNDTASERRMMRKFIVDSVTFWAKEYNLDGFRFDLMGIHDVDTMNEVREALDQIDPSILIIGEGWDLNTPLDPAKKANQKNAAQMAGIAHFNDYIRDGLKGSVFEERDAGFVNGKPGMEREIRRGIVGGIAYSEELSTFATSPDQTVTYVEAHDNHTLWDKLELTQPDASEEERKQMHQLATSIVLTSQGISFLHAGQEFMRTKYGDENSYKSPDQINRLDWNRRAVFANEVDYVKGLIQLRLAKPQFRLSDPDEIRERLTFLNSPENTVAYTIAGSQRENTLVIIHNANPDTVEVTLPDSDSWNVLVNEERAGTQTLGTIKGKTVTVNPRSTMVLEKR, encoded by the coding sequence GTGAAACGCGCGGGTTATAAAAAGGGTATTGCAATCATGCTGTCGTTGATGTTGATTGGCAGTCTTTTTTTCACGCTTCCGATGCAAACGGTTGCACAAACCGAGGAAGACACGGTTGATGTTACCGTCCACTATTGGCGTTTTGGCGGCGATTATGAAGGATGGAATTTGTGGGCGTGGGCGGAAGAGCGGGATGGAAAGTCCTACCCGTTTACAGCGAATGATGAATACGGCAAAATCGCCCGCTTTCAAATAACAGGCCTGCAGGAGGGGGACCAGATCGGCCTTCTACCCCGCCGCAGCATGCCGGAAAATGAGTGGGCGGAAAAAGATTTTAGCGATCGCACTATCACCCAGTGGAACCGGGAAAAAAATCAGGTGGAGGTGTGGATCCTGCAAGGAGAAGATACCGTTTATTATGATGAAAAAGAGGTGGATCGCTCCCCAAAAATTGTAGACGCCAGCATCGATGATTGGGATACGATCTCCATCCGCACCAATCAACCCTTCGCTTGGCAAGAAGCAGAAAAACGGATAACCTTATCGGACGGCATCGCCATCCAATCGATTGAAGCCCCAGATCCGGAGCAAACAGAGACCAACCATTTGCTTCTGCATACAAATCAAAAACTGAATCTCTCCCAACCGCCTCGTCTCTCCTTTGAGGGTTTCGGGGAAAAAACCGTTACCGCTGGCAAAGTAGTCCGCACCGCTACCTTTGATCAACGGTATGCCTATAATGGTGAACTGGGACCATTATACGACAAAAAGAAAACCGATTTCCGCTTGTGGGCCCCTACTGCACAGCGGGCACAATTGGTCGTTTACGATCATTGGGAAGATGACGAGGGGCAAATGATTGAGATGAAAGCGGGTAAAAAAGGGACCTGGCAAACCACCTTATCCGGTGATCAACACGGCACCATCTACACAACCCGCGTCAAAATCGGAGATAAATGGAATGAAGCGGTTGACCCTTACGCCAAAGGCGTTACTGTCAATGGGGACAAAGGGATTGTACTCAATCTAAAAAATACAAACCCCAAAGGATGGAAGCCGCAGAAGAAGCCGACATTCGGCGAACCGACCGATGCCGTCATCTATGAAACCCATGTACGGGACCTATCGATTCACCCCGACAGTGGCATCCAACATAAGGGGAAGTTTCTTGGTGTAGCGGAAAAAGGAACACAAGGGCCGAACGGCGTGAAAACCGGACTGGATCATATCAAGGATCTGGGTGTGACCCATGTGCAATTTTTACCCATCTATGACTACGCCTCAGTGGATGAAACCCGTCTGGATGAACCACAATTCAACTGGGGATACGATCCCAAGAACTACAATGCACCTGAAGGCTCCTACGCGACCGACCCTTATCATCCCGTCACCCGCATCACCGAGTTGAAGCAGATGGTACAGACGCTTCACGACGAGCGGCTACGGGTGTTGATGGACGTCGTATATAACCATGTCTACGATGTGGAACAATCTTCGTTTCATAAACTGGTACCGGGCTATTACTTCCGCTACAACGAAGATGGCACCTTGGCCAACGGTACCGGTGTAGGAAACGATACCGCTTCCGAGCGACGGATGATGCGCAAATTTATCGTTGACTCCGTCACCTTTTGGGCGAAAGAGTACAACCTCGACGGCTTCCGCTTTGACCTGATGGGTATCCATGATGTGGATACCATGAACGAAGTGAGAGAGGCGTTGGATCAGATCGATCCCTCGATCCTGATCATCGGTGAAGGCTGGGATCTAAATACACCGCTGGACCCCGCAAAAAAGGCCAACCAGAAAAACGCCGCCCAGATGGCGGGCATCGCTCACTTTAACGACTATATCCGTGACGGGCTAAAGGGAAGTGTATTTGAGGAGCGAGATGCCGGTTTTGTCAACGGTAAACCTGGCATGGAACGGGAGATCCGGCGAGGGATTGTGGGCGGGATCGCTTACAGTGAAGAGCTATCTACCTTTGCTACCTCCCCTGATCAGACGGTCACTTATGTAGAAGCCCATGACAATCACACCTTGTGGGATAAGCTAGAGCTCACCCAACCGGATGCTTCCGAAGAGGAGCGCAAACAGATGCATCAACTGGCTACATCCATCGTCCTTACCTCTCAAGGCATCTCCTTTCTCCATGCGGGTCAGGAGTTTATGCGCACCAAATACGGCGATGAAAACAGTTATAAATCCCCGGATCAAATCAACCGTCTCGATTGGAATCGCCGAGCAGTCTTTGCTAATGAAGTCGACTACGTCAAGGGATTAATCCAATTGCGCCTGGCTAAACCCCAGTTTCGCCTGTCCGATCCCGACGAAATCCGGGAGCGTCTCACGTTCCTGAACAGCCCGGAAAACACCGTCGCCTACACCATCGCAGGCAGCCAACGGGAGAATACGCTGGTAATCATCCACAATGCTAACCCCGACACAGTGGAAGTCACACTTCCCGACAGTGATTCCTGGAATGTACTTGTCAACGAGGAGCGGGCAGGCACCCAAACCTTAGGTACGATCAAAGGAAAAACGGTTACTGTTAATCCACGCAGCACGATGGTATTAGAAAAGAGATAG